Proteins encoded by one window of Planktothrix tepida PCC 9214:
- a CDS encoding TetR/AcrR family transcriptional regulator, which yields MVTEKAEQILNGAMPEFLQNGYACTSMDKVAKSAGVSKQTLYSHFSDKDGLFTALVERIATEKFNLVWSHPLEGQPEEVLRDLAKRLVKENINDNEYLCFVRLIVAESGKRPDLAQLFLKKLCQPAVIILTQYLQEHPELNIIDCEATARIFVGSLIHFMLVQEVLSGKEIMPIEEDRMINSLIRLIINQKELLTVISNS from the coding sequence ATGGTGACAGAAAAAGCCGAACAAATCCTCAATGGTGCCATGCCGGAGTTTTTGCAAAATGGCTATGCTTGTACAAGTATGGACAAGGTAGCAAAATCGGCTGGTGTGTCTAAACAAACCCTCTATAGCCATTTTTCCGATAAAGATGGATTATTTACGGCATTAGTTGAACGCATTGCTACTGAGAAATTTAATTTAGTTTGGTCACACCCTTTAGAAGGTCAACCTGAAGAAGTCTTGCGGGATTTAGCGAAACGCCTGGTTAAGGAAAATATTAATGATAATGAATATTTGTGTTTTGTTCGTTTAATTGTCGCTGAATCAGGAAAACGTCCAGATTTAGCGCAATTATTTTTAAAGAAACTTTGTCAACCTGCGGTGATTATTCTGACCCAATATCTTCAAGAACATCCCGAATTAAATATTATTGATTGTGAAGCTACAGCCCGTATTTTCGTTGGTTCATTAATCCATTTTATGTTGGTTCAAGAAGTTCTATCCGGCAAAGAAATTATGCCCATCGAAGAAGATCGGATGATTAATAGTTTAATCCGTTTAATTATTAATCAAAAAGAGTTGTTGACAGTAATCAGTAATTCGTAG